GTTAAACCAGGCGATAAAATCAAGTCCATGAATCGGATTCGCACGGATGACATGCTTCACACACTTGGTGTAACTAATAAAAACGCCGCTAATCTTACTGCTGATTTACTTAAAATAACAAATGACATCAACAATGGAAAAGGAACTATAGGCCTATTAGTTCGAGATACTGTTTTAGGAAAAGATTTAAAAGAGACCATGCGTTATATAAGAACTGCAGGGAAAGGAACTTCTGAATTAGTAACTAAATTAAATAATCTTGTAAGTTCTTTAGATCAAAAAGATAACCTAATTGGGGTTATAAAAGATTCGGCTGTTGCCAATGATGTAAAAACTATTATCCGAAATTTAGAAAAATCAAGTTCTCAAATTGATAAAGTAGTCAACAATTTAAACAGTACCATTTTAAATGTTAAAGATGGAAAAGGCAGTTTGAACTATTTAGCAAATGATCCCGAATTAGTCCGAAAAATCGATTCTACTATGACAAATATCAATCAAGCAAGCTTTCGTTTGAATGAAGATTTAGAAGCCCTAAAACACAATTTCTTATTTAGAGGTTATTTCAAAAAACAAGAGAAAGCCAAATTGAAAGAACAAAAAAAGGAATCCGATAAAAAATATTAATTGCCAATACTATAAAAGGATATTGGTCAAAGTTTACTTAAATTGTTTTCAGAGCCTGAATCAATGTGTCAATATCTTCTTTGGTATTATAATGACTGAAGGAGATTCGCAAACTCGGTTTTTTTAAATCTTCATTTGAAAGCATTTCTGCCAAAACATGTGAGGGTTTTACACTTCCAGATTGACAGGCACTTCCGCGAGAAACAGCTATTCCTTTCATGTCCAAATGAAACAGAATCATCGATGTTTTATCTTCGGAAAAAGGCAAAAGCACATTCAAAACAGTATAAAATCCAGCTGCAGTTCCATTAATTTCAAAAGCAGGAAATTCAAGTTCAAGTTGGCTAATCAAATACGTTCTCAAAGCTGAAATTTGTGCGCTTTCTAATTCTAAATTTGCATACGAAATTTCTAGAGCTTTAGCCATTCCGGCTATTTGATGTAGAGCTTCTGTTCCCGCTCGCAATCCTTTTTCTTGTTCTCCGCCAAAAAATAAAGGTTGCAAACCTGAATTTTTACGTACAAAAGCAAATCCAACTCCTTTTGGCCCATGAAATTTATGAGCGCTAGCTACAATAAAATCAGCAGGGATTTTTTGTAAATCAATATTCGCTTTTCCTATAGACTGAACTGTATCCGAATGAAAAAGTGCGTTATGCTGTTTGCAAATAAGTCCAATTCGTTCTATGTCCAGAACGGTTCCTGTTTCATTATTGACATGCATCAAACTCACCAAAGTTTTAGTTTCCCGCGAAAGCAATTCTACTAAATTAGTAGTGTCGATAGCACCATTTGGCTTAACCGCAACATAATCAACTTGAATGCCAAATTCTTCTTGCAAAGCCATAACCGTATATAAAACGGCATGGTGTTCAATCTTGCTGGTAATAATTCGTTTAACTTTCAAATCTTTAACCGCAGAACGAAGTATCCAGTTATTTGCTTCGGTTCCACATGACGTAAAAATAAACTCTTGAGCCGAGATATTAAAATGCTTCGCAATTGACTTTCGGGATAACTCCAAAATACTTTTGGCATTTCGTCCAAAGCTATGTGTTGATGATGGATTTCCGTAGTCATCAGACATAACTTTAGTCATTTCATGAATAACCTCAGCACGAATGGCTGTAGTTGAAGCGTTATCGAGATATACTTTTTTCATTAATAAAATTATTTAGAATCGGCTATTTCAGACACTATTGTTTTTGTTTTTCTGGAGAAAATTAATTTCTCATTAAAAATAAGTATAGAAACCAAAATTAAAAAATAAGCAATCAATTGAATTATGTTTACTTTTTCTTTGTAATATAATATGGCAAGTAAAAAAGTAATTATTGGATTGATATAAATCATAATTCCTACCGCCGAGGAATTAATTCCATTTAATGCGAACAAATTTAAAAACAAGGGAATTATTGTAAATAACACTACAATAACTAAAAGACAGCTATAAAACAAAGGATCTACAGGAACTGCCCCACTATAATTTGGGTAAAAAGGGAGTAAAATTATTGCCGTAAAAAGCAATTGAATACTAAGAATCAAGAACTTATCAATTTCGGTATTTTTTCGCTGGCTTATTAAATACAATGAATAGGTTGCCGCTGTGATTAAACTATAAAAAATATCCTGAAAATGATTAAACGACAGTAGAATACAACTAAAAGTGCTTATTAAAACGGCTATCCATTGCCATTTACTTAGTTTCTCTTTTAATATAAAAAAAGCTAAAACAGTTGTCAAAATTGGACAAATTAAATAAGCCAAAGAAGCTGCTTTGACACTAACGTGATTCATTATATAGATAAAAACAAACCAGTTTAAAGCTAGAAAAACACCTCCGCCCAAAGTCAAATTAATTGTACTTCGTTTTTGGGTTTGCGTCATTTTTTTGAAATGATTCCAGTTTTTTTTCAATAGATTTCGGCGGAAAGTAACGTTTATAAAAAACATTAAAATCACACTGAAAAACACCCGATAAAACAAGATATCTAAGGAAGGATAATTATGCAAAGGCTTTAATGCTAGACTAAAAAATCCCCAGATAAAGAACGCTAAAAATGCGGAGAAATAGTATTTATTTAGTCTCATATTCGGTATAAATTAGCACAAAGATAATGATTTCTACTGGCTTTGAAATAAACTCCTCCTAGCATAGCGATTCATTTAGAAATCTATTAAACGCGAATGAAGGTGAAAAAGCTAAATTCAATGTTAAATTCAATGATTTTGAATTAGGAATGTAAATCAAACGGATTAAAAATTCTATTTTTGTTCCAAATTTTATAAAAATGAAAAAAGTTGTAAGCCTGTTGTTTTTTTTATTTGTTTTGAATAGCTGTGATGACGGTAATTTGGTTCAAGAAGATATTACTTTTGAAAATACAGCAACACAAAGTTGTAGTACAAACAACATCATTTACAAACTGAAAGACAAAGAAGCTTTAATTCTTGAAATTCCAGAAAGCTCTTTTATAAATGAGCCAACTTTAGAAGGATCTCCAAGAATAATAAATATTAGCAGCACAAATCGTGTTGTTTACCGCTTTTATAATGGAGCTGTTTCTGCAAATAACATTTGTGAAACTATTCCGCCAGCAACGCCAATAGTTACTGACCAATGGAATGCAACTAATGGTACCATACAAATAATCACATCCGCTGTAAAAAAAACGGATGCTGTAACAGGTAGAACAAAAATTACCGGTTACAACCATAACGTTGTATTTAAGAACATTACATTCGCTAAAAATAACGGAACGCAGGCCTATGAAACATTCCCTTTTGGTGATTATGTAA
Above is a window of Flavobacterium sp. 123 DNA encoding:
- a CDS encoding MlaD family protein, whose protein sequence is MEKTTSQKIRLGLFVILGLLIFIIAVYFIGDKQKMFGKTNHLTAVFNNVNGLELGNNVRYSGINVGTVRGIEMINDTAIQVDMIIDKTIFSYIKQDAVAIIGSDGLVGNMVINIIPGKGDGLKVKPGDKIKSMNRIRTDDMLHTLGVTNKNAANLTADLLKITNDINNGKGTIGLLVRDTVLGKDLKETMRYIRTAGKGTSELVTKLNNLVSSLDQKDNLIGVIKDSAVANDVKTIIRNLEKSSSQIDKVVNNLNSTILNVKDGKGSLNYLANDPELVRKIDSTMTNINQASFRLNEDLEALKHNFLFRGYFKKQEKAKLKEQKKESDKKY
- a CDS encoding cysteine desulfurase family protein, which encodes MKKVYLDNASTTAIRAEVIHEMTKVMSDDYGNPSSTHSFGRNAKSILELSRKSIAKHFNISAQEFIFTSCGTEANNWILRSAVKDLKVKRIITSKIEHHAVLYTVMALQEEFGIQVDYVAVKPNGAIDTTNLVELLSRETKTLVSLMHVNNETGTVLDIERIGLICKQHNALFHSDTVQSIGKANIDLQKIPADFIVASAHKFHGPKGVGFAFVRKNSGLQPLFFGGEQEKGLRAGTEALHQIAGMAKALEISYANLELESAQISALRTYLISQLELEFPAFEINGTAAGFYTVLNVLLPFSEDKTSMILFHLDMKGIAVSRGSACQSGSVKPSHVLAEMLSNEDLKKPSLRISFSHYNTKEDIDTLIQALKTI
- a CDS encoding EamA family transporter; this translates as MRLNKYYFSAFLAFFIWGFFSLALKPLHNYPSLDILFYRVFFSVILMFFINVTFRRNLLKKNWNHFKKMTQTQKRSTINLTLGGGVFLALNWFVFIYIMNHVSVKAASLAYLICPILTTVLAFFILKEKLSKWQWIAVLISTFSCILLSFNHFQDIFYSLITAATYSLYLISQRKNTEIDKFLILSIQLLFTAIILLPFYPNYSGAVPVDPLFYSCLLVIVVLFTIIPLFLNLFALNGINSSAVGIMIYINPIITFLLAILYYKEKVNIIQLIAYFLILVSILIFNEKLIFSRKTKTIVSEIADSK